Proteins encoded within one genomic window of Anopheles gambiae chromosome 3, idAnoGambNW_F1_1, whole genome shotgun sequence:
- the LOC3291492 gene encoding phenoloxidase-activating factor 1 has translation MVPSSLPKTSQMVHITKFWWLMLFLVGVAFGQRRVNQACILANGSSGRCIRIGECSKIVELTTRNVLYSWETQQIRAVLRACESDESSSDPIVCCESAQSTPTRRTLNSGVAPTTTTAASTTPIATTRRPTRVRVTTQRSTTARRRTPTTVRTRSTTIRLDHFKDVLPARCGEQRPSWNVWSDIEDDDNIHVWAVYLEIQRPKSTTKGRCVGTLIHERYVLTAAHCVHNLKLENIKLYFGLFLISTLAQCLADRVCQERRAAELIVHQDYNSHARLNDIALIRVNEAVQFTDDVRPACLPLDYLFDESLANDSRVLSLGWGEYQQGTMSDSKRIVALNVIEQEECGEQLRKWQRFNASMLFSVMCTVGVQAGQDVCQGDSGAPILQLKDGRFFLVGVVSFGPKCGMSTGKAGMSMRVSEYKNWILTNLKRIDGGS, from the exons ATGGTGCCCTCTAGCCTTCCAAAAACGTCACAAATGGTACACATAACCAAGTTTTGGTGGCTGATGCTATTTTTGGTTGGTGTTGCCTTCGGACAGCGGCGAGTGAATCAGGCGTGCATTCTAGCGAATGGGAGTTCCGGACGGTGCATCCGTATTGGCGAGTGTTCCAAGATAGTGGAGCTGACGACCCGAAATGTGCTATATTCGTGGGAAACGCAACAGATAAGGGCGGTGTTGCGTGCCTGCGAAAGTGATGAGAGCTCATCCGACCCGATC GTTTGTTGTGAATCCGCGCAATCAACGCCAACAAGACGTACACTGAACAGTGGTGTAGCACCCACTACTACCACTGCAGCAAGCACTACGCCTATTGCGACCACGAGAAGACCCACTCGTGTGCGAGTTACTACGCAACGCAGCACAACGGCGAGAAGACGGACGCCTACTACCGTGCGTACAAGAAGCACCACAATCCGTTTGGACCACTTTAAGGATGTGTTGCCGGCACGTTGTGGTGAACAGCGGCCTTCATGGAACGTCTGGTCAGACATTGAGGACGATGATAACATCCACGTGTGGGCCGTTTACTTGGAGATTCAGCGTCCGAAGAGCACCACCAAGGGACGATGTGTGGGAACCTTGATCCACGAACGGTACGTCCTAACCGCAGCACACTGTGTCCACAACTTGAAGTTGGAAAA TATCAAACTGTACTTCGGACTGTTCTTGATCAGTACGCTGGCTCAGTGTCTAGCCGATCGTGTGTGCCAGGAACGGCGGGCAGCAGAACTGATCGTCCATCAGGATTATAACTCTCATGCCCGATTGAATGATATCGCACTCATCAGGGTTAACGAAGCCGTTCAATTCACAGATGATGTCAGACCCGCCTGTCTACCTTTGGACTATCTGTTTGACGAAAGTTTAGCGAATGACTCACGAGTGCTTTCGCTCGGTTGGGGTGAATACCAACAAG GTACAATGAGCGATTCTAAACGAATCGTGGCGCTCAATGTAATCGAACAGGAGGAATGTGGCGAGCAGCTAAGAAAATGGCAACGATTTAACGCATCCATGCTCTTCAGTGTCATGTGTACGGTTGGTGTGCAAGCCGGCCAGGACGTTTGCCAAGGTGACTCGGGTGCTCCGATACTGCAGTTGAAGGATGGTCGATTCTTTTTGGTCGGTGTGGTCAGCTTCGGTCCCAAATGTGGTATGAGCACGGGCAAGGCCGGTATGTCGATGCGGGTATCAGAGTACAAAAATTGGATTCTTACCAATTTGAAGCGAATCGATGGTGGGagttag
- the LOC1267554 gene encoding CLIP domain-containing serine protease B15-like isoform X1, translating to MVHTVMFWWLVVFLVKAVLAQRRINQACILTNGRSGQCIRIGECSKIAELTTRNVLYSWEMQQIRAVLRACESDESSSDPIVCCESAQSTPTRRRLNKAVASTAATSTTTRTTTTTTSSTTASYPSTTTTGRRVTLHRDTTTISPTYAAGFTTSIMPDTTPNSTPAKFAIRGIFDLKTSSSTIHSDHFKDVLPAHCGELSPLALVYSEVEDEENVHVWAVYLEIQRSKSTTKGRCVGTLIHERYVLTAAHCVHNLKLENIKLYFGLFLISTLGQCLADRVCQERRAAELIVHQNYNSHARLNDIALIRVSEAVQFTKDVKPACLPFNYLFDESLASPRVLSLGWGEYQQGTMSDSKRIVQLEIIKEDECGEQLKKWQRFNISMISSVMCTVGVLAGQDVCEGDSGAPIVQIRNDRYFVIGVVSFGPKCGMGTGIAGMSTRVSEYKNWILTNMNRHLI from the exons ATGGTACATACAGTCATGTTTTGGTGGCTGGTGGTGTTTCTAGTTAAAGCTGTGCTTGCACAGCGACGAATAAATCAGGCGTGCATTCTAACGAATGGAAGATCTGGACAATGCATCCGTATTGGCGAGTGTTCCAAGATAGCGGAGCTGACGACCCGAAATGTGCTATATTCGTGGGAAATGCAGCAGATAAGGGCGGTGTTGCGTGCCTGCGAAAGTGATGAGAGCTCATCCGACCCAATT GTTTGTTGTGAATCAGCGCAGTCGACACCCACTAGACGTAGATTAAATAAAGCAGTAGCATCAACTGCTGCTACTTCAACAACTACAAGaacaacaactactactactagtagTACAACGGCTTCTTATCCATCTACCACAACAACAGGGCGACGAGTTACCTTGCATCGCGACACAACGACGATAAGTCCGACATATGCTGCAGGATTCACAACTTCTATTATGCCTGATACTACGCCTAATTCTACGCCTGCTAAGTTTGCAATAAGAGGAATATTTGACTTGAAAACATCCAGCTCCACAATCCATTCGGACCACTTCAAGGATGTGCTTCCGGCACATTGTGGTGAGTTATCGCCCTTGGCACTCGTCTATTCCGAAGTGGAAGACGAAGAGAACGTCCACGTGTGGGCCGTGTACTTAGAGATTCAGCGCTCCAAGAGCACCACCAAGGGACGATGTGTAGGGACCTTGATCCATGAACGGTACGTCCTAACCGCAGCACACTGTGTCCACAACTTGAAGTTGGAAAA TATCAAACTGTACTTCGGACTGTTCTTGATCAGCACGCTGGGGCAGTGTCTAGCCGATCGTGTATGCCAGGAACGGCGGGCAGCAGAACTGATCGTTCATCAGAATTATAATTCTCATGCCCGATTGAATGATATCGCACTCATCAGGGTAAGCGAAGCCGTTCAATTCACCAAGGACGTCAAGCCCGCCTGTCTACCATTTAACTATCTGTTCGACGAGAGTTTGGCTAGTCCACGGGTGCTTTCGCTCGGTTGGGGTGAATACCAACAAG GTACAATGAGCGATTCAAAACGCATCGTGCAGCTGGAAATAATCAAAGAGGACGAATGTGGTGAACAGCTCAAGAAGTGGCAACGATTTAACATCTCTATGATCTCCAGCGTCATGTGTACGGTCGGTGTGCTGGCCGGGCAAGACGTTTGCGAAGGTGATTCAGGAGCACCGATAGTACAGATCCGGAACGACCGCTACTTTGTGATCGGTGTGGTCAGCTTCGGTCCCAAATGTGGTATGGGCACGGGCATCGCCGGTATGTCGACGCGCGTGTCAGAATACAAAAATTGGATTCTAACCAACATGAATCGTCATCTGATTTAA
- the LOC1267554 gene encoding CLIP domain-containing serine protease B15-like isoform X2 yields the protein MPDTTPNSTPAKFAIRGIFDLKTSSSTIHSDHFKDVLPAHCGELSPLALVYSEVEDEENVHVWAVYLEIQRSKSTTKGRCVGTLIHERYVLTAAHCVHNLKLENIKLYFGLFLISTLGQCLADRVCQERRAAELIVHQNYNSHARLNDIALIRVSEAVQFTKDVKPACLPFNYLFDESLASPRVLSLGWGEYQQGTMSDSKRIVQLEIIKEDECGEQLKKWQRFNISMISSVMCTVGVLAGQDVCEGDSGAPIVQIRNDRYFVIGVVSFGPKCGMGTGIAGMSTRVSEYKNWILTNMNRHLI from the exons ATGCCTGATACTACGCCTAATTCTACGCCTGCTAAGTTTGCAATAAGAGGAATATTTGACTTGAAAACATCCAGCTCCACAATCCATTCGGACCACTTCAAGGATGTGCTTCCGGCACATTGTGGTGAGTTATCGCCCTTGGCACTCGTCTATTCCGAAGTGGAAGACGAAGAGAACGTCCACGTGTGGGCCGTGTACTTAGAGATTCAGCGCTCCAAGAGCACCACCAAGGGACGATGTGTAGGGACCTTGATCCATGAACGGTACGTCCTAACCGCAGCACACTGTGTCCACAACTTGAAGTTGGAAAA TATCAAACTGTACTTCGGACTGTTCTTGATCAGCACGCTGGGGCAGTGTCTAGCCGATCGTGTATGCCAGGAACGGCGGGCAGCAGAACTGATCGTTCATCAGAATTATAATTCTCATGCCCGATTGAATGATATCGCACTCATCAGGGTAAGCGAAGCCGTTCAATTCACCAAGGACGTCAAGCCCGCCTGTCTACCATTTAACTATCTGTTCGACGAGAGTTTGGCTAGTCCACGGGTGCTTTCGCTCGGTTGGGGTGAATACCAACAAG GTACAATGAGCGATTCAAAACGCATCGTGCAGCTGGAAATAATCAAAGAGGACGAATGTGGTGAACAGCTCAAGAAGTGGCAACGATTTAACATCTCTATGATCTCCAGCGTCATGTGTACGGTCGGTGTGCTGGCCGGGCAAGACGTTTGCGAAGGTGATTCAGGAGCACCGATAGTACAGATCCGGAACGACCGCTACTTTGTGATCGGTGTGGTCAGCTTCGGTCCCAAATGTGGTATGGGCACGGGCATCGCCGGTATGTCGACGCGCGTGTCAGAATACAAAAATTGGATTCTAACCAACATGAATCGTCATCTGATTTAA
- the LOC1280631 gene encoding CLIP domain-containing serine protease B4-like isoform X2, whose amino-acid sequence MGNGFIVLLCIIQLSFAQGKVSFGRGPSCRTSTGTQGWCVGLKHCPKLKVIDEKPYISRHEMHLLIGASGACPVNSEQYCCAEADIRRRSRTTVMVPMPEPDEDNSILDSDSCLQTHLGMDSGSIGRASLDSSFGVFIAYKGRRSRCAGSLITPEYVLTAAHCVKKPQGMLLYVSALHVKHDTVSGGYQGDVEPMYVREAIIHEQYNTTTRDHDIALLRLNGSITQEGNSPSPICIPMGKKHDPVASVGYTLSCFGWGLNAYGKPNDSKQWMTLERISLELCQARMDSLRVALAGRVIISERNICTITITGNDAFSGFSGGPLMYRKDGTWYLIGLINYGVGATSSEFPVVSLNVQQYTDWILDNIQQRH is encoded by the exons ATGGGAAACGGTTTTATTGTACTACTCTGCATAATACAGCTGTCTTTTGCCCAAGGGAAAGTGTCGTTTGGGCGTGGACCATCGTGCAGAACTTCTACCGGAACGCAGGgatggtgtgtgggtttgaaACACTGTCCCAAGCTGAAGGTGATCGACGAGAAACCGTACATAAGTCGTCACGAGATGCATCTGCTTATTGGTGCTTCCGGCGCTTGTCCAGTGAATTCGGAG CAATATTGCTGTGCCGAAGCAGACATTCGTCGGCGCAGCAGGACCACGGTGATGGTACCGATGCCAGAACCGGACGAGGACAATTCCATACTCGACTCGGACAGCTGTCTGCAGACGCACCTCGGAATGGACAGTGGATCGATTGGGCGCGCATCGCTTGATTCTTCGTTTGGTGTGTTTATAGCCTACAAGGGTAGGAGAAGTCGATGCGCGGGAAGCTTGATTACACCCGAGTATGTACTAACAGCGGCACATTGTGTTAAGAAACCGCAAGG GATGTTGTTGTATGTCAGTGCGCTGCACGTTAAGCACGACACAGTGTCGGGTGGTTACCAGGGAGATGTTGAGCCAATGTACGTGCGGGAGGCAATTATTCACGAGCAGTACAACACCACCACACGTGATCATGATATTGCGTTGCTGCGGCTAAACGGAAGCATTACGCAGGAAGGTAACTCACCCAGCCCGATCTGTATTCCGATGGGGAAGAAGCATGATCCAGTTGCTTCCGTTGGATACACACTTAGCTGCTTCGGTTGGGGTCTTAATGCTTACG GAAAGCCCAATGACAGCAAGCAGTGGATGACACTGGAACGTATCTCGCTGGAACTGTGCCAGGCAAGGATGGACTCGTTGAGAGTGGCCCTGGCCGGGAGGGTGATCATTTCGGAACGAAATATCTGCACTATTACCATCACTGGGAATGACGCATTTTCGGGCTTTTCCGGGGGTCCGCTGATGTATCGGAAGGATGGCACCTGGTACTTGATTGGGTTGATTAATTATGGAGTCGGTGCCACGAGCAGTGAGTTCCCGGTAGTTTCCTTAAACGTTCAACAGTACACGGACTGGATCTTGGACAACATTCAACAACGGCACTGA
- the LOC1280631 gene encoding coagulation factor XI isoform X3, whose amino-acid sequence MHLLIGASGACPVNSEQYCCAEADIRRRSRTTVMVPMPEPDEDNSILDSDSCLQTHLGMDSGSIGRASLDSSFGVFIAYKGRRSRCAGSLITPEYVLTAAHCVKKPQGMLLYVSALHVKHDTVSGGYQGDVEPMYVREAIIHEQYNTTTRDHDIALLRLNGSITQEGNSPSPICIPMGKKHDPVASVGYTLSCFGWGLNAYGKAHGSANSHVFGGGDYLMLCSEIVGKPNDSKQWMTLERISLELCQARMDSLRVALAGRVIISERNICTITITGNDAFSGFSGGPLMYRKDGTWYLIGLINYGVGATSSEFPVVSLNVQQYTDWILDNIQQRH is encoded by the exons ATGCATCTGCTTATTGGTGCTTCCGGCGCTTGTCCAGTGAATTCGGAG CAATATTGCTGTGCCGAAGCAGACATTCGTCGGCGCAGCAGGACCACGGTGATGGTACCGATGCCAGAACCGGACGAGGACAATTCCATACTCGACTCGGACAGCTGTCTGCAGACGCACCTCGGAATGGACAGTGGATCGATTGGGCGCGCATCGCTTGATTCTTCGTTTGGTGTGTTTATAGCCTACAAGGGTAGGAGAAGTCGATGCGCGGGAAGCTTGATTACACCCGAGTATGTACTAACAGCGGCACATTGTGTTAAGAAACCGCAAGG GATGTTGTTGTATGTCAGTGCGCTGCACGTTAAGCACGACACAGTGTCGGGTGGTTACCAGGGAGATGTTGAGCCAATGTACGTGCGGGAGGCAATTATTCACGAGCAGTACAACACCACCACACGTGATCATGATATTGCGTTGCTGCGGCTAAACGGAAGCATTACGCAGGAAGGTAACTCACCCAGCCCGATCTGTATTCCGATGGGGAAGAAGCATGATCCAGTTGCTTCCGTTGGATACACACTTAGCTGCTTCGGTTGGGGTCTTAATGCTTACGGTAAGGCACACGGGAGTGCAAACAGTCACGTTTTTGGTGGTGGAGATTACTTGATGTTGTGCTCTGAAATTGTAGGAAAGCCCAATGACAGCAAGCAGTGGATGACACTGGAACGTATCTCGCTGGAACTGTGCCAGGCAAGGATGGACTCGTTGAGAGTGGCCCTGGCCGGGAGGGTGATCATTTCGGAACGAAATATCTGCACTATTACCATCACTGGGAATGACGCATTTTCGGGCTTTTCCGGGGGTCCGCTGATGTATCGGAAGGATGGCACCTGGTACTTGATTGGGTTGATTAATTATGGAGTCGGTGCCACGAGCAGTGAGTTCCCGGTAGTTTCCTTAAACGTTCAACAGTACACGGACTGGATCTTGGACAACATTCAACAACGGCACTGA
- the LOC1280631 gene encoding CLIP domain-containing serine protease B15-like isoform X4, with protein sequence MHLLIGASGACPVNSEQYCCAEADIRRRSRTTVMVPMPEPDEDNSILDSDSCLQTHLGMDSGSIGRASLDSSFGVFIAYKGRRSRCAGSLITPEYVLTAAHCVKKPQGMLLYVSALHVKHDTVSGGYQGDVEPMYVREAIIHEQYNTTTRDHDIALLRLNGSITQEGNSPSPICIPMGKKHDPVASVGYTLSCFGWGLNAYGKPNDSKQWMTLERISLELCQARMDSLRVALAGRVIISERNICTITITGNDAFSGFSGGPLMYRKDGTWYLIGLINYGVGATSSEFPVVSLNVQQYTDWILDNIQQRH encoded by the exons ATGCATCTGCTTATTGGTGCTTCCGGCGCTTGTCCAGTGAATTCGGAG CAATATTGCTGTGCCGAAGCAGACATTCGTCGGCGCAGCAGGACCACGGTGATGGTACCGATGCCAGAACCGGACGAGGACAATTCCATACTCGACTCGGACAGCTGTCTGCAGACGCACCTCGGAATGGACAGTGGATCGATTGGGCGCGCATCGCTTGATTCTTCGTTTGGTGTGTTTATAGCCTACAAGGGTAGGAGAAGTCGATGCGCGGGAAGCTTGATTACACCCGAGTATGTACTAACAGCGGCACATTGTGTTAAGAAACCGCAAGG GATGTTGTTGTATGTCAGTGCGCTGCACGTTAAGCACGACACAGTGTCGGGTGGTTACCAGGGAGATGTTGAGCCAATGTACGTGCGGGAGGCAATTATTCACGAGCAGTACAACACCACCACACGTGATCATGATATTGCGTTGCTGCGGCTAAACGGAAGCATTACGCAGGAAGGTAACTCACCCAGCCCGATCTGTATTCCGATGGGGAAGAAGCATGATCCAGTTGCTTCCGTTGGATACACACTTAGCTGCTTCGGTTGGGGTCTTAATGCTTACG GAAAGCCCAATGACAGCAAGCAGTGGATGACACTGGAACGTATCTCGCTGGAACTGTGCCAGGCAAGGATGGACTCGTTGAGAGTGGCCCTGGCCGGGAGGGTGATCATTTCGGAACGAAATATCTGCACTATTACCATCACTGGGAATGACGCATTTTCGGGCTTTTCCGGGGGTCCGCTGATGTATCGGAAGGATGGCACCTGGTACTTGATTGGGTTGATTAATTATGGAGTCGGTGCCACGAGCAGTGAGTTCCCGGTAGTTTCCTTAAACGTTCAACAGTACACGGACTGGATCTTGGACAACATTCAACAACGGCACTGA
- the LOC1280631 gene encoding CLIP domain-containing serine protease B4-like isoform X1, which produces MGNGFIVLLCIIQLSFAQGKVSFGRGPSCRTSTGTQGWCVGLKHCPKLKVIDEKPYISRHEMHLLIGASGACPVNSEQYCCAEADIRRRSRTTVMVPMPEPDEDNSILDSDSCLQTHLGMDSGSIGRASLDSSFGVFIAYKGRRSRCAGSLITPEYVLTAAHCVKKPQGMLLYVSALHVKHDTVSGGYQGDVEPMYVREAIIHEQYNTTTRDHDIALLRLNGSITQEGNSPSPICIPMGKKHDPVASVGYTLSCFGWGLNAYGKAHGSANSHVFGGGDYLMLCSEIVGKPNDSKQWMTLERISLELCQARMDSLRVALAGRVIISERNICTITITGNDAFSGFSGGPLMYRKDGTWYLIGLINYGVGATSSEFPVVSLNVQQYTDWILDNIQQRH; this is translated from the exons ATGGGAAACGGTTTTATTGTACTACTCTGCATAATACAGCTGTCTTTTGCCCAAGGGAAAGTGTCGTTTGGGCGTGGACCATCGTGCAGAACTTCTACCGGAACGCAGGgatggtgtgtgggtttgaaACACTGTCCCAAGCTGAAGGTGATCGACGAGAAACCGTACATAAGTCGTCACGAGATGCATCTGCTTATTGGTGCTTCCGGCGCTTGTCCAGTGAATTCGGAG CAATATTGCTGTGCCGAAGCAGACATTCGTCGGCGCAGCAGGACCACGGTGATGGTACCGATGCCAGAACCGGACGAGGACAATTCCATACTCGACTCGGACAGCTGTCTGCAGACGCACCTCGGAATGGACAGTGGATCGATTGGGCGCGCATCGCTTGATTCTTCGTTTGGTGTGTTTATAGCCTACAAGGGTAGGAGAAGTCGATGCGCGGGAAGCTTGATTACACCCGAGTATGTACTAACAGCGGCACATTGTGTTAAGAAACCGCAAGG GATGTTGTTGTATGTCAGTGCGCTGCACGTTAAGCACGACACAGTGTCGGGTGGTTACCAGGGAGATGTTGAGCCAATGTACGTGCGGGAGGCAATTATTCACGAGCAGTACAACACCACCACACGTGATCATGATATTGCGTTGCTGCGGCTAAACGGAAGCATTACGCAGGAAGGTAACTCACCCAGCCCGATCTGTATTCCGATGGGGAAGAAGCATGATCCAGTTGCTTCCGTTGGATACACACTTAGCTGCTTCGGTTGGGGTCTTAATGCTTACGGTAAGGCACACGGGAGTGCAAACAGTCACGTTTTTGGTGGTGGAGATTACTTGATGTTGTGCTCTGAAATTGTAGGAAAGCCCAATGACAGCAAGCAGTGGATGACACTGGAACGTATCTCGCTGGAACTGTGCCAGGCAAGGATGGACTCGTTGAGAGTGGCCCTGGCCGGGAGGGTGATCATTTCGGAACGAAATATCTGCACTATTACCATCACTGGGAATGACGCATTTTCGGGCTTTTCCGGGGGTCCGCTGATGTATCGGAAGGATGGCACCTGGTACTTGATTGGGTTGATTAATTATGGAGTCGGTGCCACGAGCAGTGAGTTCCCGGTAGTTTCCTTAAACGTTCAACAGTACACGGACTGGATCTTGGACAACATTCAACAACGGCACTGA